The following coding sequences lie in one Glycine max cultivar Williams 82 chromosome 19, Glycine_max_v4.0, whole genome shotgun sequence genomic window:
- the LOC100805748 gene encoding syntaxin-122, which produces MCEQYLGVRPNANALADGNTLKLSWLASQFANIQDYVGDEEHLKMFARAWILRFIGGVLLVDKTAQKALTKLDCGQMSSLLNSSIETIEGSNLSSIASITRSPRSHPNSIPSAMSFQDIQIGPNPSSRRNQSPSQAVATGIFQIKTAIAAFRRLVDGVGTVRHSRTPSEAVPTSSGSGEESVGIDVESQPFIREQKRQEILLLDNEISFNEAMIEEREQGIREVEEQIEQANEIFKDLAVLVHYQGVVIDDIHSNIDASAGATTQARVQLAKASKSVKSKTSWCWWVLAIFVVVLVILLVVLIL; this is translated from the exons ATGTGTGAACAATATCTTGGAGTCAGGCCAAATGCCAATGCATTGGCTGACGGAAACACATTGAAATTAAGCTGGTTGGCTTCACAATTTGCAAATATCCAGGACTATGTGGGCGACGAAGAGCATCTCAAAATGTTTGCACGTGCTTGGATTTTGAGATTTATTGGAGGTGTCTTGTTGGTGGATAAAA CTGCTCAGAAAGCTTTAACCAAATTGGACTGTGGTCAGATGTCGTCGCTATTAAATTCTTCAATAGAGACCATAGAAGGATCTAACCTCTCCTCAATAGCATCCATTACTCGATCTCCTA GATCCCATCCCAATTCCATTCCATCAGCCATGAGTTTTCAAGACATCCAAATTGGCCCCAACCCTTCCTCTCGCCGGAACCAATCCCCTTCGCAGGCCGTCGCCACCGGAATTTTCCAGATCAAAACCGCCATCGCTGCTTTCCGACGACTCGTCGATGGTGTTGGAACCGTTAGACACTCCCGAACACCGTCAGAAGCTGTACCAACAAG CTCTGGCTCTGGTGAAGAATCGGTTGGGATAGATGTGGAAAGCCAACCTTTTATCAGAGAGCAGAAGAG GCAAGAGATACTTCTATTGGATAATGAAATATCCTTCAACGAGGCCATGATTGAAGAAAGAGAACAGGGAATTAGAGAGGTAGAGGAGCAAATTGAACAAGCAAATGAAATATTCAAGGACCTAGCTGTTCTGGTTCATTATCAGGGTGTTGTTATTG ATGACATTCATTCAAATATTGATGCTTCTGCTGGTGCAACAACCCAAGCTAGGGTACAGCTAGCCAAGGCTTCCAAAAGTGTGAAATCCAAAACCTCATGG TGTTGGTGGGTGCTTGCAATTTTTGTGGTGGTGCTGGTCATCTTACTTGTTGTACTCATTCTTTAG
- the LOC100806273 gene encoding LOW QUALITY PROTEIN: DNA cross-link repair protein SNM1 (The sequence of the model RefSeq protein was modified relative to this genomic sequence to represent the inferred CDS: substituted 2 bases at 2 genomic stop codons) → MALSFAASTPLALEEEPLPHTDDDCDVNNDDDAFFGIVSLDDKGFPXQLPGSETALEKSSFAADFYHSGTNWSSLLLPEDSNGKKMKQVNLFQIWGFKRNDVVGSVESSSGHSGYCEEGGGSSERKIVKPENCGSILHHTGKEFENTKSSRKRKGSGGKNRVTRSCPFYXKMPGTTLIVDAFSYGCVEGCSAYFLTHFHCDHYNGLSMKWSHGPIYCYPLTGQLVQMYKGYLKTYKGQFTAILAFRPTGWTFSERISNDLELIKPVSKRNITIYGVPYSEHSSFTELRDFVQFLKPDKIIPTVNVWNAANREKMQSYSRDWLKG, encoded by the exons ATGGCACTATCCTTTGCGGCCTCAACGCCGCTGGCATTAGAAGAGGAGCCTTTACCTCACACCGATGATGATTGCGACGTTAACAACGACGACGACGCTTTTTTTGGCATTGTTTCACTGGATGACAAGGGTTTCCCATAGCAACTCCCTGGATCCGAAACGGCGTTGGAAAAGAGCAGTTTCGCCGCAGATTTCTATCATAGCGGAACAAATTGGTCCTCGCTATTGTTGCCGGAAGATAGTAAT GGGAAGAAGATGAAGCAGGTCAATCTGTTCCAGATTTGGGGGTTCAAAAGAAACGACGTCGTTGGTTCGGTTGAATCTAGTTCCGGACATAGTGGTTATTGTGAGGAAGGAGGTGGTTCTTCTGAGAGGAAGATTGTAAAACCTGAAAATTGTGGTTCAATTTTGCACCACACTGGGAAAGAGTTCGAGAACACGAAATCTTCTCGTAAGAGAAAGGGTTCTGGTGGTAAAAATAGGGTTACACGTTCCTGCCCCTTTTATTAGAAAATGCCAg GGACAACGTTGATTGTTGATGCTTTTAGTTATGGGTGTGTTGAAGGGTGCTCGGCATATTTTCTTACTCATTTCCATTGCGATCACTATAATGGCCTTAGCATGAAATGGTCACATGGTCCTATATATTGCTATCCTCTCACGGGACAGCTTGTTCAAATGT ataaaggaTACTTGAAGACCTACAAGGGGCAATTCACAGCAATTTTGGCATTTCGTCCAACAG GTTGGACTTTCAGTGAGAGGATAAGCAACGATCTGGAACTAATTAAACCTGTTTCCAAAAGAAATATTACGATATATG gGGTTCCCTACAGTGAGCACTCCAGCTTCACAGAACTGCGAGATTTTGTTCAG TTTTTGAAGCCTGACAAGATAATTCCAACTGTGAATGTCTGGAATGCTGCTAATAGAGAAaagatgcaatcctactcccgAGATTGGTTGAAGGGCTAA
- the LOC100777421 gene encoding uncharacterized protein produces MGSLVYQVISSAALLTLGMYHLISTTRNYLKSPHAYAAKPFHPFPYPRRLPLYLIILSLLLAMAHHLLVSADADPLVRGATAVHRITSLQSAATLFLFLLLAFALLIADASPALLPLSPDLSFALASVLFLLHAALASARAALQTSAIEAKCLSVSANLSHLSALLCLLLAALPRLFPADAALSATFCLRGLWALQSGLSLYADAFIPEGCHRLLDVTSGVEGSTQCDLDESKLRAVAILDLAFLIHAIIVVLIVLLTYALFARSFGGRRLGSYEALPTAASPTDPNHSLIQMKALTGTQA; encoded by the coding sequence atggGGAGTCTGGTGTACCAAGTAATTTCCTCCGCGGCACTTCTGACGCTGGGCATGTACCATCTGATAAGCACCACGCGCAACTACCTCAAATCGCCTCACGCCTACGCCGCCAAACCCTTCCACCCCTTCCCCTACCCCCGCCGCCTCCCGCTCTACCTAATCATACTCTCTCTCCTCCTCGCCATGGCCCACCACCTTCTCGTCTCCGCCGACGCCGATCCCCTTGTTCGCGGCGCCACCGCCGTCCACCGCATCACCTCCCTCCAATCCGCCGCCACGCTCTTTTTATTCCTCCTCCTCGCCTTCGCCCTCCTCATCGCGGACGCCTCCCCCGCCCTCCTCCCCCTCTCCCCCGACCTCTCCTTCGCCCTCGCCTCCGTCCTCTTCCTCCTCCACGCCGCCCTCGCCTCCGCCCGCGCCGCCCTCCAGACCTCCGCCATCGAGGCCAAATGCCTCTCCGTCTCTGCTAACCTCTCCCACCTCTCCGCCCTCCTCTGCCTCCTCCTCGCCGCGCTCCCGCGCCTCTTCCCCGCCGACGCCGCCCTCTCCGCCACCTTCTGCCTCCGCGGGCTCTGGGCTCTCCAGAGCGGCCTCTCCCTCTACGCCGACGCCTTCATCCCCGAGGGCTGCCACCGCCTCCTCGACGTCACCAGCGGCGTCGAGGGCTCCACACAGTGCGATCTGGACGAGTCCAAGCTCCGCGCCGTCGCCATCCTTGATCTCGCATTCTTGATCCACGCCATCATCGTGGTCCTAATCGTGCTCCTCACTTATGCCCTCTTCGCCAGAAGCTTCGGCGGGAGGAGGCTCGGATCCTATGAGGCGCTCCCCACCGCGGCTTCCCCTACGGACCCCAACCACAGCCTTATTCAGATGAAGGCCTTGACTGGCACCCAGGCTTGA